The sequence below is a genomic window from Ochrobactrum quorumnocens.
GCGGATGCTTTTTTCCTTGGTAATGGCGACTACGTAACGAATGATGGCCAGAACGCGAAGGTCGCAGGCGCTTATGCCTACACGCTGCACCGCAGCCCCATTATCAGCGGCACGGATGTCTATGGGGATAGCTATGCGACCAATGACTGGTATTTGCGCTCGATATTGACCAATCCAGTCGATCCAGTCGTGCCTACCAGCCCTCAACCGCCCCGCTATCAGCCGGGCGTACCGATTTACGAGAATTATCCGAACGCACTACAGGTCCTTAATCGTCTGCCGACACTTGCGCAGCGCACCGGCAATCGATACTGGGGCGAAAGAGCTCCAGCCGAGACTGTGTTCTGTAAGGATCCAGCACAAAACTTCAGATGCACGCCGACGCAGGACCAGAACGCCTATTATCAGGATGGCGCGACAACGATTGTTGGCGGCATGGGCGTTTGGGGTCGCATCGAAGGACTGCATGGTCGTCAGCAACCCAACGTAACCACGAGCCAGTCGGACTATGAATACGATATGTGGAAGCTGCAGGCTGGTGTAGACGGTCAGCTCTATGAAAACGACGCCGGCAAGCTCATCGGCGGCGTGAGCGTTCACTATGGCCAGGTCTCCACCGATATTACCTCGGTTTTTGGCAATGGAAACATCGATACAACAGGCTACGGCTTCGGCGGCACGCTGACGTGGTATGGCAATAACGGCTTCTATCTCGACGCCCAGGGTCAGGTTACCTGGTACGACAGCGATCTTTACTCCGATACGCTGCGTCAGGGACTTGCCGATGGCAGCGATGGTTTTGGTTATGCTCTGAGCCTCGAAGCGGGCAAGCGCATCGCTCTTAATGAGAATTGGATCCTTACGCCGCAGGCACAACTGACCTGGTCGACGGTCGATTTCGATAGCTTCACCGATCCCTACGGGGCCCACGTGTCGCTCGACAAGGGTGACAGCCTGAAGGGTCGTCTGGGTCTGGCCCTTGGGCACGAGCGCAGCTGGAAGGACGATGACGGTCAGACGAGCCGGGCACAGGTGTATGGCATTGTCAATCTCACCAACGAGTTCCTCGACGGAACACGGGTCGATGTATCGGGTACGAAGTTCGACAGTCGCGCCGACCGGCTGACCGGCGGTGTCGGTCTTGGTGGCACCTACAGCTGGGCCAACGACAAATATGCAGTCTTCGGCGAAGTGTCTGCAGACACCAGCCTGAAGAATTTCTCTGATAGTTATGAGGTGGGTGGAACGCTCGGATTGCGCGTGAAGTTCTGATCGATATCACAAAAAGCGCTCCCGGGATCGAATAGATGCCGGGAGCGCTTTATTATCAGGCCGTCAATGGTGATGGATAAGAATTCAGCCAAAATCCGAGTTCAAATAGCCAGGCACCCTCCTTGGATATCTCATGACAACAATCCCGCTCGCAAAGTCGCTTTCTTATTCTGCTATCTCCCGGCGGAGTTTCATACTCGGGTTGCTCGCGGTGCAAGGTTGCAGCACCGTTAGCGGAACAATGTCTCCGTCCCCCGACGAAAGTCCCTATTCGTCCGAACCGTTTCCTGTTCGTCCGGTCAATCGTGGCAAATTCGCAAAAGATCTGCAGCCGGTCACGATGGCAAAAAAGGTTGATGCCCCGCCCGGAGCGATCATTGTCGATCCTCACAGCAAGCATATCTATTATGTCGAATCCAAGGGCACCGTCAGGCGCTACGGTATAGCTGTTGGCAAAACCGGGTATAGCTGGCGCGGGACGGCGACGATCGAGCGAAAGGCCAAATGGCCGGCATGGCATCCCACTGATGATATGCATGCCGAAACGCCTGGCTTGCCCAAACGTATAGCGCCGGGACCAGCCAATCCTTTAGGAGCACGCGCACTATACCTGTTCAGCGATGGCCGGGACACGCTGTACCGCATTCACGGTACGAATGAACCGTGGACTATTGGCACGGAAGCCTCCTCAGGCTGCATTCGCATGCTCAACGAAGACATCATTGAACTATACGAAAAAGTGCAAACCGGTGCCAAAGTTCAAGTCCTGTAACACAGTACACCTCAAACTTGACCGAAGTTTTTGATACAATAAAAACTATGCATCCAAGTTTGGCTCCAGATATCAACAGCTAGATGAGTATAAAACTATTTCTGCCTATCGCGATTTCGGAACAGATTTAAAAGAAGTGGCAGACGATTATAAATCAACGTCAACACTACGGACAATAGCAGCACATTAAGAGAAAATGTAATCCAGTTTACATGTGTTGGGAGCTGATTAAATTTGACCCAAGTCACTTTCAAATCATGTGGGTACCTCCCAAACGAAAATCGTGAAAAGTCCTGATATATCCACTTAAACGGCCAACCAAAACCGACTGAAAAAATATCCGAAGAGGAACTTACTGTTTCACTTTTGAGATTTGTGATAGTCCAGCATAGGATTGCAGCGATAGGTAGACTGCACAAAAACGTCTTAATGCGGTCGATGAGCATAGTTCTAACCTAATAATGCGGCCAAACGTTAAGGTACTTGCAGTAACAGAAATATATTTAGATCGATATACGATATTCCCACAGGCTCAATAAAGTCTTCGGTTCAGATGGAGGCACAAGCATTTTTCTTTCGCATGGCTTGTGGTGTTTTCGCTAACAATTGGTGTATTAGCACCACTTAACGCAGATTATCATTCTATGATCCCTGTGAACATTCACCGCCGCTGAATATGTCATGTCAAAAGCTTCGGCCGGGCAGACCATCACCAAAAATGCAGATCGAACTCACACCGATTTGGCTTACTTCCCTCGCCATGGGATCGGGCGTGGGGTTGGCATGGCCGCATCTGTTGACTTGTATGTTTCAGGTTGCGCCCGATGGCGAACAACAACTGCCTTCTGCCTCCAATACGAACGTGCAAATATTTGCCGCCGCACTCGGTGCAGCTTTGGCACGAATGGCGGCGAATGTATCCGGCTTTACTAATCCCGGAAGTTTTGCTGGCACAGCACGCGCCGATCCCCGGCATTCTTACTGGTCTCGGAGTGGTTCGACTTCGTTAGAAACTCGGGATTACTGTCAGGTTTAGAGGGAGCTGCCCCTCGATAATGTCGTCCGCAAGCTTAACCGCCAACTGTTCCGCGGCATTGGCCTCGATGTTCACAGTATCCAAAGGGGGCCGTCAAACGGCAGCGACCTCAATAAAAGTGTCTCGGTTACATTATTTCAATAAACAGCAAGCGTACCATAGGTTATGACAATATTGAATGAAATCCACACTTTGCAACGGTGACCGCGACACTCACGCGGCGCATTGAGGTTCTAATGTTCAGCCATGTCACCGTCGGAACGCGTAATCTCCAGCAGGCAGGGCAATTCTATGATGCCGTGCTTATACCGCTAGGGTTGAAACGCCGGATCGTCACTCCTGATGGCGGTCCTGCGTCACTGTGTTGGGTATCACCGCACGAATCCTTACCCCGTTTCTATGTCTATAGTCCCTTCAATGGTGAACCAGCCACAGTCGGTAACGGTAGCATGGTCGCTTTCCTGGCGCCATCGGAGGAGGCAGTAAACGAGGCCTATGCCGGCGGAATGGCGAATGGAGGAACGGACGATGGCGGTCCAGGGCCACGCCCGCACTATGGCGACGGCTACTTCGGAGCCTATCTGCGCGACCCCGACGGTAACAAGATCCACCTTGTTCATCGCGGTGACATTGGATAACTCCACCGGAGCGCAGCTTCATTTTCTGGAAGAGGCCCCAATGATCTTCAGCCAGCTCGCCCTCGTCTACGGCACTTACCTCATCGCAACCGCTAGTCCAGGGCCAAGCAACATGGCAATCATGGCTACCGCAATGCGTGATGGCCGTCTGCCAGCGCTTGTATTGGCGGCAGGTGTCATCACCGGCTCGCTCTTCTGGGCAGTGCTGACTGCGACGGGGTTGTCCGCGGTACTAGCCACCTATGCTCAGGCGCTGTTCATCATAAAAATCCTTGGCGGCGTTTACCTTTTATATCTGGCTTTCCGCGCGGGTAAGTCGGCACTCAAACCCATGTCTGGAATCGCACAGAATACCACGGCAGGTGTGCCGCATTGCCGCTCGCTCTACCGGCAGGGCCTGCTCATGCACATCGGCAATCCGAAGGCCATTCTGGCTTGGATTGCGATCATGTCACTGGGGTTTCGCGCGGATGTGCCCCCTGGAATGCTGCTGGCGATCATCGGTGGCTGCGCTTTCCTTGGCATAATAGTGTTCGGCGGTTATGCCATACTGTTTTCTACCGCCTCGATGATTGCCTTTTACGCCAGATTGCGGCGCTGGATCGAAGCCGTTCTATCGGTGATCTTTGCAGCCGCCGGACTTAAACTGCTTGTCTCACAGGTTTGAAGTGTACTCACGCTTCCCAACCTGGTCAGAATTGAAAGAGTAACGTTATGCCGCTTGCTATCCACATGGTTGATGTATTCGGTTCCGGGCCGTTTTCTGGCAATCCACTTGCGGTCATCACCGGTGCTGACAATCTCACGACAGATGAAATGCAGCGAATAACGCGGTGGTTCAACCTTTCCGAAACCACATTTTTGCTGCCACCCAGGCATCCAGATGCTGACTATCGGGTCAGGATATTCACGTTAGACAGGGAAATGCCGTTCGCTGGACATCCCACACTAGGGAGTTGTCATGCTTGGCTCGCAGCCGGCGGCACACCCAAACACGAAACGGGCATCGTGCAGGAATGTGGCGCCGGTCTGGTCAGAATCCGGCGCGCCGATGGGCGACTATCCTTTGCTGCGCCGCCGCTTATTCGTTCGGGCGCACCAACACCCGAAGAACTGGACGAGGCTCGGCGGCTATTGGGGATCGAGTCCCGTGACATCATCGACGCCGCCTGGATAGACAATGGTCCGGGATGGCTGGGGGTCAGGCTTGCGTCAGCAGAGAAAGTGCTACTGCTAGAACCGGTCCGCAATTGGTCAGGCCGCATCGATGTCGGTGTGGTTGGTCCTCATGCGAAAGGCAGCGAGGCCGCGTTGGAGGTGCGCGCCTTCTTCAGCGATCACCTGGGCGCTATCGCCGAAGATCCCGTTACCGGAAGCCTCAACGCCTCGCTGGCGCAGTGGCTGTTTGCGACGGGATTCGTTGCGGGAGACTATGTGGCCGCGCAAGGGACGCGCCTTGGTCGTCACGGCCGCATTTACCTCATCCGCGACGATATCGGCCAGATATGGGTGGGGGGCGAAACGCGTACCCACATAGAAGGCCGGCTACACGCCCTTTGAAAAGAAGAACGAGGCGATTTGATGGATGATAGTGTTTACCGACCGATATCCGAACGCGTATTGGCAGATGATTGGGGACGGCTAACCGAATATGAGTATGAACTTCGGCTGAGGGATGGAAGCTGGCAGCGGCAGACTCGCGAGGCATATGACCGTGGTAATGGCGCGGCATGCCTTTTGTACAATCCGGCAAGTGACAACGTCCTGCTTACCCGCCAGTTCCGGTTGCCCGTACTTTTGAACGGCGGTTTAGAATCGCTGATTGAAGCGCCTGCAGGACTGCTGGAGGGCGCTGATCCAGCAGAGCGAATGCGTGCGGAACTGATGGAGGAAACCGGATATAAGGTTTTCGAACTAACTCATCTGTACGATGTATATATGAGCCCCGGATCGGTCACAGAATATCTGGCGTTCTTCTATGGCGAATATGCCGAGAGCGATAAAGTGGGGGCAGGCGGTGGGTCGGTTGCCGAAGGCGAAGACATAGATGTGCTCGAAGTTACGCTGTCCAAGGCAATGCAGATGATCAGTTGCGGCGATATTCGCGACGCCAAGACGATTATTCTGCTTCAACATCTCACCATTCGGCTTTTGCAGGAAAAATACACGACGCTGGAATTCTGAAGAATCTGAGGATTGATCCAGATCGCAATGTTTTTGTTAATGAACGAGGGGCCGCGTGGTCATAAGTTCGCCTGTTAATTGGGACTAAGTCTCCCAGACCACGAATATCCGCAAAGTTGATCTTTAACTTGGGTATTTTAGAGATACATTGCGACAGACGGCTGATTGTTATCCGGAATTCACCCAGCTGGTTAATTTGGCTTGGGATTTGCCATAGGCGCCGGCTGTATTTAGCCAAAACCTTTGCTTTTATGTTTGTAAGCCTCGTCATGATGTGCGTTGCCTGATACGTGGCACCTTTCCTGGGAAGTGTCCAAATCGTGCACACGGTCTTGGGTGCTAATAAAACAACTCCAGCTTTATATGGGCGATGTATTATCAGTGATGTGTTCCGCTTAGGCATTGTCCCGCTTCGGAATTGGCGCTTCTCTCACCCTTTAGACATTGCCCTGTGATCAGCGCCTGCAATTGTTTGTTCCCCTATTTCGATATTCGTTTTAGCTGTTTCTTGCCGCCAACGGAAATTACTTCCGGCGTTATATCCGCCCATGGGGAGAGACCGCGCGGGCAGACTTTTACGCTCGCGGTACTCTCAAAATCGCTGCCTTCACCTTTCAAGACGTATCTCACAACCAGGACGTCAATGGCGAACCTTTGATTGTTTATGCCCCAGATAGCACGGGGCTGCCTTAACGTGTTAGTCCACTCGTCGAGACTGACCAAAATTCGAGATTGAGCATGCCCGTCACATATGAGACCAGAGGAATGCCGGACATGTAGTCGTCTTAAGGGATGATTTTGTAATGGCGATAAATGACTTGATAGGCGAATACGGCTCCACAGCAATCGCACCATAGATTTTTCGGTCTCCGTTGACCTCGCGCGAGTGGGAGGGGGAACTGCCGACGTTTCTTTGCTAGCAGTTCACCTTGGAGAACCCATCGATGGTCTATCACAGACTTCTGAGCTGGTGGTTTAACCGGAATGATTGCTGCAGTGCTCGATATTACTTACGCGCTGCGCTCTGCCTGGTCGGAGAACTGAACCTTGCGCGAAACAATTAAAGGTGGAGAGAAGTTTCGCGCGCGGGACATTGTTTTAAAAGCAAGCCTGAGATGCCGAGATTTGGTAGTTGATGGATGCTGAATGCTGAATGCAAACAAGGATTGTCGGCTGCCAAATCCTGATGCGGTTAAATCCCCGCCACCACTAGGCCCTCACTCTGATCACCTTCCTTTTTCCGTTCAGGGACTCTAGCGGTTGGTGGGAGAGCGTAGAAGACGGTAAAACAGGCCGTTCATTCCGTATTGGGAACGATAATGAGGTAATCAGGCGCGGTTGGGCGGAAAGGCCCTATCTTTAGTTAAGAATGCAATAACATAGGCGAGTAATAGTAACGCCAAAACCGACCAAGAAAGCCAGCCGGTGCCTAAGTGTTCGAGCAAAAGGCCACCCATGATGCCGCCGCCAGCTATCGCCAAGTTCCAGACTGTCACGATCATAGACTGAGCAACGTCCGAAGATCGGCCAGAGATATTCGTGGCTGCAGTCTGAAACAGAGTGGCGGCACCTCCAAAAGCCAATCCCCAAACACCAGCTGCCAGCCAGAATAGTTCCGACACCGCGCCAGCGACCCCAAGAATTAACGCGGCCACTGCGAAAAGCAGAATGCTTGCTAGTACGAGTTCGCGCAGCCTTCGACCAATTAGATATCCAACGATACCGATCCCTGCAATTGCCGCTAACCCGAACAAAAGCAGGACGAAATCGAGTTTCTGAGCTAACCCTGCGGGAACCACGAGCGGCGCGATGTAAGTATAAAGGATATTATGCGCCAGGACAAAGAGCAGGGTTACCATTAAAACCGGCTTAAATCCTGCAATTGCCAGTGTGCCCTTGATAGAGGCCCGCTTAGTGACTGTCATGCCAGGATAATCAGGCACTTTCCGCCATACCCAGATGATCAGAACCAAGGTTAATACCGTCATCACCGCAAAAGCACTTCGCCAGCCGATTGTCGCCCCTAGCAGCGTTCCTGCGGGAATACCCATCGATAGGGCTAACGGTGTGCCGACCATCGCAATCGCAATAGCGCGTCCTTTGAGCTCATCCGATACCATTCGTGCCGCATAGCCGGCGATCATCGCCCAAAGCAGACCTGCGCAGATGCCGGCGCAAAAGCGCGCCAATAACATGACGCTGAAGCTTCCCGTGATTGCTGTTATCGTGTTGACCACTGCAAATCCCCCAATTGTGTAAAGGAGGAGCGGTTTGCGCCGAAAATGCTGTGTAGCGGCCGTGAGCGGAATGGCCGCCGCCAGCGAACCTGCAGCATATACGGTAATGAGCTGACCAATAGCAGCGGGGCTAACACCTAGCTCCGCCTGCATCTGCGGGAGAAGTCCCGCCGGTAAGGCCTCAGTTAAGATGGTGATGAAACCAGCCATGGCAAGAGCAAGCAAGGCTGCCGTGGGCAATGGCGTGGAATCGTGCCTTTCGACCACTTTGCGATTATCCAGAATCGAACAGGACATGATGTTCAACCTGCCAGTCCGAGTTTGGGCAAAACCAGATCGCCGACATTGTATGTGTGGAACTCGCTCGTAGAGACAGCGTCAAGCTTGCGGAACTTCTCAACGAAAACCGGATCGGAGAAGAACTCGTCGACGTTTCCTGCACCCTGAATTGCCTCGATGTTAACCACGGTCAGTCCATCCGTGCTTTTGGCAAGGTTGCTCCAAAGAAATCCCGCTTTTCTCTCAGCTACGTAGTGAACGACATCCTGAATAATCTGGAACGCTTCGTCCTGCTTGCCGGGATGAACGTGAATGACATTGACGATAAACGTGGTTGGCATCGGTGAGGTAACAAATCCGGCGGCCAATTTTTTATCCATTTTATATTCCTCTCATGAAAAACGGCATCATTTGCCGAGCACACTGGATATCGGTTGCGTAATACGCGATAAACAATCGTGTATTCCAATGAGAGCGGAATAGTTTTCCTTAATCGGGGGCATATGGATAAGTTTGGTACGCTAGGTATCTTTGTTCAAGCGGCTGAAGGCGGCAGCTTTGTAGCCGCCGCCCATCGTTTAGGTCTCTCCAGTTCCGCAGTTGGCAAAGCAATTGCGCGTCTTGAACGAGAGATGGGCGTGCGCCTTTTCCATCGCTCGACCCGCAGTATGACCCTGACGGAGGAAGGCAGCTTCTTTTTGGATACTTGCCGACGCATTCTGTCTGAGCTGGACGCAGCACAAGCGCAGCTTTCAAGATCCCACACCACTCCCCACGGCCTGTTGAGAGTAAGCTTTCCTTTGACGGGAATGCTGTTGATGCCAGCTATATCGGCCTTCATGACGGCATATCCCGAAATCAGGCTGGACCTCGATTTTACAGATCGTTTAGTTGACGTAATCGAAGAAGGTTTCGATGCCGTTGTCCGTACGGGCGAGGTGCGAGATACGCGGCTGATGAGTCGAAAGCTTGGCACGTTTCAACATCGAATAGTCGCTTCGGCAGCCTACCTCGAAAAGGCTGGTGTTCCGCAAGTCCCCGAAGACCTGCTGCGTCATCGTTGTATGCATCACAGATATGCCAATTCGGGAAAATTGGAGCCGTGGCCGTTGGCGAGGGAAGGCAAAGATCTGCGCATCGTTCTTCCGACGACGACGATAGCAAGTACCCTTGAACCGCTCGTTAACCTTGCTGAGAATGGCTTTGGCATAACTTGCTTGCCACATTTCGCAGTGGCTCAACAGATAGCGGAACGCAAGTTAGTCCCGGTACTTAATGATTATACAGCAGAAGCGGGCATATTCCGTGTCCTTTGGCCCACAAGCCGTTATTTATCGCCGAAGATCCGCGTTTTCGTGGACTTTATGGCTGCAAATTTGTTTAACTTCGAAAACACGTCGGTACCGGCCACCGCGATGGCTAAGGACGCTGCAAAAGCTCGCCGGCCCCGTTGACGGCGGATTGGGTCGCATACCACCTCACATCGCCCTATAGTTTCACTAACGCCAACAGGTGCAGACCAATTCAGCCCTCACGTGTCAAAGGGGCGCTACTGCTTTGGTTTCTTCACTAGATGTTTGGTCCTAGCATTCTAGAGCATTTCCTGTTTAAGATGAATCGTTAGCGCCTATCTATTTGTTTTTACGCATGTCTTTATTCAAAAACAGGTTCCCACTTTTGGGAGACATGCTCGAGGCTGTCAATTTCAGCTCTCCGCCTCGACTTTCTCACTATCTGTGTTGATCAAACTATGCGACTAGCGTTTAGATTGGATCCAATCATCATTGGATAGTCGACTGACGGAGAGTTATCTGAAGCAAGCCAAAGCATGAATTGCATTAGAAAAGAATGAAACTTTCTCCGCGAAACTATTGAAGCTAGAACAGGACATAATTGCTGTCGTCAATTAGTATCTCAATGAGCGGTGGCAAAATAATTCCGCAGTCACTCTTAGTCTTTTCAGAGCAGGAACGCGGAAGCAGAAATAACGGAACCATTGCAATGCAACACTCGATGCGAAAATATCTTCTACCAAGAAATGCTATGAACTAATGCTTATGGGTCTAGAAAATTATAAATCCCGTATAGTCTAATTTCTCTTCGTTCGACTAAAGTATGATGTGTCAGGGAATGTCACTATCTGTAGTTGACATTGCGGAGAAAGTCACTCATTCGGATCACATTGCTTCGAGTGTAGTATCGTTGGCCAGACAACAATTGATCGGCTTCTAGCCAACCCTGCAATCGAGTTTTGGGAATTCAATCGAATCTTCGTGATCAGTATATTTAGCTGTTACGAACGATCTACCGACATGACGAGGGCCATGTTTGGTTGAATTGGGGATGTGACTGAAATGCAATTACAATTGGGCACGACGCTTTTAAGTGCAACTGTCATCATTTTGGCTGCAACCGTAGTATCGGTCCAGGGTCAAGATGCAGCAACATCGGAGAAGTCTGCAGTCCAATCAAAACGATTTGATGATTGGTATTATCGTTGCGCCGAAGTCAAGGCCGCAGACGGTAAAGCTCTGTCACAATGTGAAGTGGCACAGATTGCTCAGGTCAAACAGGGCGAGGAGAACGTCAATGTTCTCACATTGGCCATTGCAAAGGCTGCGCCCGAAGCTGGCAAGAAGCCTTCCGGCAATGAGCTGTTATTGACCGCGCTTGTGCCGCTGAATGTTGTACTGCCAATCGGGCTTGGGTTGGCTGCTGATGGCAAAGATGTCGTTACGATCCCTTACCGCAATTGTAATCAAGCTGGATGCTGGGCGCAGCAAAAGCTCGATCAGAAAATGCTCGCTGCTTTGCAAAAAGGGTCTGCAGGAGAAGCCCGTCTGCGCCTGATGAACGGTCAGAACATCAATCTGAAGTTTTCATTGAAGGGGCTCACCAAGGCTCTCGCAGAATTGCAAAAACCAACTAAAGCCTGACGGATAAGATTATGATGTATTCTGTTCGTTTGGGCGGCCAGCTTTGGCTTGGGCTTTGCGTGGCGCTGCTTGCTTCAACAGCTTCTGGTTTTGCCCAGCAGCCACCCAATCTGTTGCCGAATGCAGCGGCATCTCCTGCCGATGATTTCATGCGCCGTCAAGCAGAGCAGGATTCGGAGCAGCGATTACGTGCGTTGGGTGATGCAACTCCCCGTGAAATGACGCCAGCCAAACCCGAGCAAACGGGACCTTTGAGCAAAGCAGCACAAGGACCGTGTTTCGCAATCACCCGTGTCGAGGTTGAAGGCGTCACTCTGCTTTCAACGTCAGCGCTTGCGCCCACATTGGCTTCTTATCAGAACAAGTGTATCGGGCTTGCTGACATCAATGTTCTGTTGAAAGACATCACCAGTCTTTACATGGATGCAGGCTATATCACGTCGCGTGTCTACGTGCCGGAGCAGGATATTGCAAAGACCAAGGTCTTGCGCCTTGTGGCGGCTGAAGGTTCACTTTCTGATATTTACCTGAATGGTAAACCTGCAGTCTATCCGGGATTGATCGCAACAGCCTTTCCGGGTTTGAAGGGTAAACCCGTTAATATCCGCGACGTTGAGCAAGGCCTCGATCAGGTCAATCGATTGTCTTCTAACAACGCCAAGACGTCAATGTTGCCGGGCAAAGAACCTGGAGCGTCTATTCTCAATGTCGAGAATAAGCCGGGTCTGCCGTGGCATTTCTCGGTGGCCAACAACAATCTTGGTCAGAAATCGACCGGTTATTCGCGGTCTTCAGTTTCATTCCGCATGGATAATCTGTTCAATCTAAATGACTTGGTGTCGCTCACCTATGAACACACCGGACCTGATTATCCATGGCCCAATGATGGTGTTGGACAAAGCAACAGCATTTCGGGCTCGATCAGTGTACCTTACGGATATTGGAGCTTCACGCTCAATGGTTCCTACTACAAATATCGTAGCTTGGTTCCGGGGAATTTTGGCGATATCGACACGTCGGGCGATTCTGGTCAGCTTGGTTTCAATGTCGACCGCGTTATTCTGCGCGATCAAAATTCGATTACAACGCTCAATGCAGGTATTGCCTATAAGGAAACCAACAATTTCCTGATGGGTAACTTGATCGAAGTTGGAAGTCGGAAATATTCGGTCGCAAACTTAGGCATTTCCCATTCGCGTCGCATGCTGGGTGGGCTCTGGGTCTTTGACTTAAGCTATAATCAGGGACTTGGCGTGTTTGGCGCGACGAAACGCGGTGATCCCGGTGCGGGCGACGCAGAGCCGGAATTCTCCAAATTCACAGGCACGATAAACGTCACCAAACCTTTCCAGCTGGCAAACCAGAACTTCCAGTTCTCAACACTGATCAACGGACAGTATTCCCCAGACAATCTTTATGGTGCGGAACAGATTTCATTGGGCGGCTATTCCAATGTGCGCGGAACCCGCGACAGCATTCTGTTCGGCAATAGTGGGCTGTTCACCCGCAATGAGCTCGTCTGGCGCACGTTGCCGTGGAAGGACAGTGAGCTCCTGACCAAACGGCTCGGCGAATTG
It includes:
- a CDS encoding antibiotic biosynthesis monooxygenase gives rise to the protein MDKKLAAGFVTSPMPTTFIVNVIHVHPGKQDEAFQIIQDVVHYVAERKAGFLWSNLAKSTDGLTVVNIEAIQGAGNVDEFFSDPVFVEKFRKLDAVSTSEFHTYNVGDLVLPKLGLAG
- a CDS encoding L,D-transpeptidase, which gives rise to MTTIPLAKSLSYSAISRRSFILGLLAVQGCSTVSGTMSPSPDESPYSSEPFPVRPVNRGKFAKDLQPVTMAKKVDAPPGAIIVDPHSKHIYYVESKGTVRRYGIAVGKTGYSWRGTATIERKAKWPAWHPTDDMHAETPGLPKRIAPGPANPLGARALYLFSDGRDTLYRIHGTNEPWTIGTEASSGCIRMLNEDIIELYEKVQTGAKVQVL
- a CDS encoding VOC family protein, with the protein product MFSHVTVGTRNLQQAGQFYDAVLIPLGLKRRIVTPDGGPASLCWVSPHESLPRFYVYSPFNGEPATVGNGSMVAFLAPSEEAVNEAYAGGMANGGTDDGGPGPRPHYGDGYFGAYLRDPDGNKIHLVHRGDIG
- a CDS encoding PhzF family phenazine biosynthesis protein; this encodes MPLAIHMVDVFGSGPFSGNPLAVITGADNLTTDEMQRITRWFNLSETTFLLPPRHPDADYRVRIFTLDREMPFAGHPTLGSCHAWLAAGGTPKHETGIVQECGAGLVRIRRADGRLSFAAPPLIRSGAPTPEELDEARRLLGIESRDIIDAAWIDNGPGWLGVRLASAEKVLLLEPVRNWSGRIDVGVVGPHAKGSEAALEVRAFFSDHLGAIAEDPVTGSLNASLAQWLFATGFVAGDYVAAQGTRLGRHGRIYLIRDDIGQIWVGGETRTHIEGRLHAL
- a CDS encoding MFS transporter: MSCSILDNRKVVERHDSTPLPTAALLALAMAGFITILTEALPAGLLPQMQAELGVSPAAIGQLITVYAAGSLAAAIPLTAATQHFRRKPLLLYTIGGFAVVNTITAITGSFSVMLLARFCAGICAGLLWAMIAGYAARMVSDELKGRAIAIAMVGTPLALSMGIPAGTLLGATIGWRSAFAVMTVLTLVLIIWVWRKVPDYPGMTVTKRASIKGTLAIAGFKPVLMVTLLFVLAHNILYTYIAPLVVPAGLAQKLDFVLLLFGLAAIAGIGIVGYLIGRRLRELVLASILLFAVAALILGVAGAVSELFWLAAGVWGLAFGGAATLFQTAATNISGRSSDVAQSMIVTVWNLAIAGGGIMGGLLLEHLGTGWLSWSVLALLLLAYVIAFLTKDRAFPPNRA
- a CDS encoding LysR family transcriptional regulator, which translates into the protein MDKFGTLGIFVQAAEGGSFVAAAHRLGLSSSAVGKAIARLEREMGVRLFHRSTRSMTLTEEGSFFLDTCRRILSELDAAQAQLSRSHTTPHGLLRVSFPLTGMLLMPAISAFMTAYPEIRLDLDFTDRLVDVIEEGFDAVVRTGEVRDTRLMSRKLGTFQHRIVASAAYLEKAGVPQVPEDLLRHRCMHHRYANSGKLEPWPLAREGKDLRIVLPTTTIASTLEPLVNLAENGFGITCLPHFAVAQQIAERKLVPVLNDYTAEAGIFRVLWPTSRYLSPKIRVFVDFMAANLFNFENTSVPATAMAKDAAKARRPR
- a CDS encoding LysE family translocator, which produces MIFSQLALVYGTYLIATASPGPSNMAIMATAMRDGRLPALVLAAGVITGSLFWAVLTATGLSAVLATYAQALFIIKILGGVYLLYLAFRAGKSALKPMSGIAQNTTAGVPHCRSLYRQGLLMHIGNPKAILAWIAIMSLGFRADVPPGMLLAIIGGCAFLGIIVFGGYAILFSTASMIAFYARLRRWIEAVLSVIFAAAGLKLLVSQV
- a CDS encoding NUDIX domain-containing protein — protein: MDDSVYRPISERVLADDWGRLTEYEYELRLRDGSWQRQTREAYDRGNGAACLLYNPASDNVLLTRQFRLPVLLNGGLESLIEAPAGLLEGADPAERMRAELMEETGYKVFELTHLYDVYMSPGSVTEYLAFFYGEYAESDKVGAGGGSVAEGEDIDVLEVTLSKAMQMISCGDIRDAKTIILLQHLTIRLLQEKYTTLEF
- a CDS encoding invasion associated locus B family protein, which produces MQLQLGTTLLSATVIILAATVVSVQGQDAATSEKSAVQSKRFDDWYYRCAEVKAADGKALSQCEVAQIAQVKQGEENVNVLTLAIAKAAPEAGKKPSGNELLLTALVPLNVVLPIGLGLAADGKDVVTIPYRNCNQAGCWAQQKLDQKMLAALQKGSAGEARLRLMNGQNINLKFSLKGLTKALAELQKPTKA